Proteins encoded in a region of the Corynebacterium genitalium ATCC 33030 genome:
- the pyk gene encoding pyruvate kinase: protein MDRRTKIVCTLGPAVASKDAILGLVSDGMDVARLNFSHGDYPDHEQNYRWVREATDETGHAVGILADLQGPKIRLGRFEGDGKTYWETGEEVRITVDDIEGTHDRVSTTYNNLAEDAQPGDRLLVDDGKVALVCKEVDGNDVVCEVVEGGPVSNNKGVSLPGMNISAPALSEKDKADLRFALNLGVDFIALSFVRSPSDVDLVHEIMDEEGRRVPVIAKLEKPEAVDSLESIILAFDAIMVARGDLGVEIALEQVPLVQKRAIQIARENAKPVIVATQMLDSMIDNSRPTRAEASDVANAVLDGTDAVMLSGETSVGADPHNVVRTMDRIVRVAESMGSVPPLNHIPRTKRGVISYSARDIAERLNSRALVAFTSSGETARRLARLHSYLPLLVFTPHQAVRSQLALTWGAETFLCPQVDNTDEMMQTVDEILLSVDAYDEGDVMVVVAGTPPGVAGTTNMIHVHQLGEDTQRPQ, encoded by the coding sequence GTGGATAGACGCACCAAGATCGTTTGCACTCTCGGACCAGCTGTAGCCAGCAAGGACGCCATTCTCGGACTCGTGAGCGACGGCATGGACGTTGCCCGGTTGAACTTCTCCCACGGCGACTACCCCGACCACGAGCAGAACTACCGCTGGGTGCGTGAGGCCACCGATGAGACCGGCCACGCAGTGGGTATTCTCGCCGACCTGCAGGGTCCGAAGATCCGTCTCGGCCGTTTTGAAGGTGACGGTAAGACCTACTGGGAGACCGGTGAAGAGGTCCGCATCACTGTCGACGACATTGAAGGCACGCACGACCGTGTGTCGACGACCTACAACAACCTCGCTGAAGATGCGCAGCCCGGCGACCGCTTGCTTGTCGACGACGGCAAGGTCGCCCTCGTCTGCAAAGAGGTCGACGGAAATGATGTCGTTTGCGAAGTCGTTGAGGGCGGCCCTGTCTCCAACAACAAGGGTGTGTCTCTTCCGGGGATGAACATCTCTGCTCCGGCTCTGTCGGAAAAAGACAAGGCAGACCTGCGTTTCGCGCTGAACCTCGGGGTGGACTTCATCGCACTGTCGTTTGTGCGCTCACCGTCTGATGTCGACCTGGTTCACGAGATCATGGACGAAGAAGGTCGCCGCGTTCCGGTGATTGCGAAGCTGGAAAAGCCGGAGGCTGTGGACTCGCTGGAGTCCATTATTCTCGCCTTTGACGCCATCATGGTCGCCCGTGGTGACCTGGGTGTGGAGATCGCCCTAGAGCAGGTGCCGCTGGTGCAAAAGCGCGCGATCCAGATTGCCCGCGAGAACGCGAAGCCGGTCATCGTGGCTACTCAGATGCTCGACTCGATGATTGACAATTCCCGCCCGACGCGCGCGGAGGCTTCCGACGTTGCCAACGCTGTGCTCGACGGCACCGACGCCGTGATGCTCTCGGGCGAGACGTCGGTCGGTGCGGACCCGCACAATGTTGTGCGCACCATGGACCGCATCGTCCGCGTTGCCGAGTCCATGGGTTCCGTGCCGCCGCTGAACCACATTCCGCGCACCAAGCGTGGCGTGATTTCCTACTCTGCCCGCGACATCGCTGAGCGCCTCAACTCGCGCGCGCTGGTCGCGTTCACCAGCTCGGGTGAGACCGCTCGTCGTCTGGCCCGCCTGCACTCCTACCTGCCGCTGCTGGTGTTCACCCCGCACCAGGCGGTCCGCTCCCAACTCGCCCTGACGTGGGGCGCGGAGACGTTCCTGTGCCCGCAGGTGGACAACACCGACGAGATGATGCAGACCGTCGACGAGATTCTGCTGTCCGTCGATGCGTATGACGAAGGCGATGTCATGGTCGTTGTGGCCGGCACCCCGCCGGGCGTGGCTGGCACGACCAACATGATTCACGTCCACCAGCTTGGTGAGGACACGCAGCGTCCGCAGTAG
- the hisF gene encoding imidazole glycerol phosphate synthase subunit HisF — MTVATRVIPCLDVDNGRVVKGVNFENLRDAGDPVELAKLYGQQGADELTFLDVTASKEGRGTMLEVVRRTAEQVFIPLTVGGGVRTADDVRELLRAGADKVSVNTAAIARPELLGELSRQFGAQCIVLSVDARRVPEGGQPQPSGFEVTTHGGTRSAGIDAIEWAQTGEKLGVGEILLNSMDGDGTKAGFDIELTQRVREAVSIPIIASGGAGAAEHFPPAVHAGADAVLAASIFHFGEVSIPEVKQALADAGCEVRL, encoded by the coding sequence GTGACGGTGGCAACCCGTGTCATTCCGTGCCTGGACGTGGACAACGGCCGCGTGGTCAAAGGCGTCAACTTCGAGAATCTCCGCGACGCGGGTGATCCGGTTGAACTGGCGAAGCTGTACGGGCAGCAGGGGGCTGACGAGTTGACGTTCCTCGACGTGACCGCCTCGAAGGAAGGCCGCGGCACGATGCTGGAGGTTGTCCGCCGCACCGCGGAGCAGGTCTTCATCCCCCTGACGGTCGGCGGTGGGGTGCGCACAGCTGACGACGTCCGCGAGCTGCTGCGGGCGGGTGCTGACAAAGTCTCCGTCAACACGGCGGCTATCGCCCGGCCGGAACTTCTCGGTGAGTTATCGCGCCAGTTCGGCGCACAGTGCATCGTGCTGTCCGTCGATGCCCGCCGCGTTCCCGAAGGAGGCCAACCCCAACCCAGCGGTTTCGAGGTGACCACCCACGGCGGCACCCGCTCCGCCGGTATTGACGCGATCGAGTGGGCCCAGACCGGAGAAAAGCTCGGCGTCGGCGAAATCTTGCTCAACTCCATGGACGGTGATGGCACGAAGGCCGGATTCGACATTGAGCTCACCCAGCGGGTGCGCGAAGCTGTGTCCATCCCGATCATCGCCTCCGGCGGCGCCGGGGCAGCCGAGCACTTCCCGCCGGCCGTCCACGCTGGTGCGGACGCAGTGTTGGCGGCGTCTATCTTCCATTTCGGTGAAGTCTCCATCCCCGAGGTGAAGCAGGCGTTGGCGGATGCCGGATGCGAGGTGCGTCTGTGA
- a CDS encoding TIGR02234 family membrane protein, with protein MNARRIGPLLMGLGAIVLWLASRLTWMTVSYADDRTGDGQIGVAGGEWSTEVTAVVLLLLAATVAGLALTKIGRRIVGAVGAAAAALVTVPPLTVLVASPDPERIKALLTYGGEEGAIGSTTGQAALPEWAQIVEVTTHAAGPLVGLLGALAAAAGGIALALRPGEDTATKNKYEKASQRREKIEQDLQDEPESGRVLWDAIDADIDPTDQDAQFRRGT; from the coding sequence ATGAACGCTAGGCGTATAGGTCCGCTGCTCATGGGGCTGGGGGCGATAGTCCTCTGGCTCGCATCGCGGCTGACATGGATGACCGTCTCGTACGCTGATGACCGCACAGGTGATGGCCAGATAGGGGTTGCCGGCGGCGAGTGGTCCACTGAAGTCACAGCCGTTGTTCTCCTCTTGCTCGCCGCGACCGTGGCAGGGCTTGCGCTGACGAAGATCGGCCGTCGCATTGTCGGTGCCGTCGGGGCTGCCGCTGCGGCGCTGGTGACGGTGCCGCCGCTGACAGTGCTTGTCGCATCGCCGGATCCTGAACGCATCAAGGCTCTGCTCACCTACGGCGGGGAAGAGGGCGCAATCGGTTCCACGACGGGCCAGGCGGCCCTGCCGGAGTGGGCGCAGATCGTGGAGGTGACCACGCATGCCGCCGGCCCGCTGGTCGGATTGCTAGGCGCCCTGGCTGCGGCTGCAGGCGGAATTGCCCTGGCATTACGGCCCGGCGAGGACACAGCCACCAAGAATAAATACGAAAAGGCGTCGCAGCGTCGCGAGAAGATCGAGCAGGATCTGCAGGATGAACCCGAGTCGGGCCGCGTGCTGTGGGACGCTATCGACGCGGACATCGATCCGACTGATCAGGACGCTCAATTTCGCCGGGGCACGTAG
- the hisH gene encoding imidazole glycerol phosphate synthase subunit HisH, with translation MSSVVALLDYGAGNLRSAQRALEHVGAKVVVTREPMVAVEADGLVVPGVGAYDACMKGLREVAGPRIIGKRLAGDRPVFGICVGLQVMFDRGVEHGIETEGCGEWPGVVDKLSAPVLPHMGWNTVDVADGSDMFAGLGPETRFYFVHSYGVRTWEMQEDEFIAYPKVSWSTHGDSRFVAAVENGPLWATQFHPEKSGDAGLHLLENWVKTIG, from the coding sequence ATGAGTTCAGTTGTCGCCCTCCTTGATTACGGTGCCGGAAACCTGCGGTCTGCGCAGCGCGCCCTCGAGCACGTAGGTGCAAAAGTGGTGGTCACCCGTGAACCCATGGTCGCCGTCGAGGCGGATGGCCTGGTCGTGCCGGGGGTGGGGGCGTACGACGCGTGCATGAAGGGTTTACGCGAGGTTGCTGGGCCGCGGATCATCGGGAAACGCCTAGCGGGGGACCGGCCGGTGTTCGGCATCTGCGTGGGGTTGCAGGTCATGTTTGACCGCGGAGTTGAGCACGGGATTGAGACGGAAGGCTGCGGGGAGTGGCCAGGAGTCGTCGATAAGCTCTCTGCCCCCGTGTTGCCGCACATGGGCTGGAACACCGTTGATGTCGCAGATGGCTCCGACATGTTCGCGGGTCTGGGCCCGGAAACGCGGTTTTACTTCGTGCACTCCTATGGTGTGCGGACCTGGGAAATGCAGGAGGACGAGTTCATCGCGTATCCGAAGGTGTCGTGGTCCACGCACGGCGACTCCCGTTTTGTGGCAGCAGTGGAAAACGGGCCGTTGTGGGCGACTCAATTCCACCCGGAGAAGTCCGGTGACGCTGGGTTGCACCTGTTGGAGAACTGGGTCAAGACGATCGGATAG
- the lgt gene encoding prolipoprotein diacylglyceryl transferase: MSTHILANIPSPPQGVWYLGPIPIRAYALCIITGIIVAMALTLRRYEARGGNPDMVWDAAIVAIPTGIIGGRAYHVITQYDDYFGPGKDPLQVFNFSAGGLGIMGAVALGTLAVWGLFKYRGVPLAPFADSVGPTIILAQAIGRLGNYFNQELYGRPTDVPWALDIYYRVDEAGNFAPLTGRSTGEVIASVHPTFLYEMIWNIAAFCFLLWAEKRFNLGRGRVFVLYVASYTLGRVLMEFMRADEAHLIFGIRINMFISAVIFIAAVIVFIRMRSGRETPEEVDPGYQAEKETAEADVDKRKAPEKR, translated from the coding sequence GTGAGTACCCACATCCTTGCCAACATCCCTTCGCCGCCGCAGGGCGTCTGGTACCTCGGGCCGATCCCGATCCGCGCCTACGCGCTGTGCATCATTACCGGCATCATCGTCGCCATGGCGCTGACCTTGCGCCGCTATGAAGCCCGCGGCGGCAACCCGGACATGGTCTGGGACGCTGCAATTGTGGCTATCCCGACGGGCATCATCGGCGGCCGTGCCTACCACGTGATCACGCAGTACGACGATTACTTCGGCCCTGGCAAGGATCCGCTGCAAGTTTTCAATTTCTCTGCCGGCGGGCTAGGCATTATGGGAGCGGTGGCTCTGGGAACGCTCGCGGTATGGGGTTTGTTCAAATACCGCGGTGTGCCGCTGGCACCGTTCGCGGACTCAGTCGGTCCGACGATCATCCTGGCTCAAGCGATCGGCCGACTAGGCAATTACTTCAACCAGGAGCTCTACGGCCGCCCGACTGACGTCCCATGGGCGCTGGACATTTACTACCGCGTCGACGAGGCCGGCAATTTCGCTCCGCTGACAGGCCGGTCAACGGGCGAAGTCATCGCGAGTGTGCACCCCACGTTCCTCTACGAAATGATCTGGAACATCGCCGCCTTCTGTTTCCTGCTGTGGGCGGAGAAGCGCTTCAACTTGGGCCGCGGCCGCGTTTTCGTCCTGTACGTCGCCTCCTACACGCTCGGCCGCGTACTTATGGAGTTCATGCGCGCCGATGAAGCGCACCTGATCTTCGGCATCCGCATCAACATGTTCATCTCCGCGGTCATCTTCATCGCGGCCGTCATCGTGTTCATCCGGATGCGCTCCGGGCGTGAGACTCCCGAAGAAGTTGATCCCGGGTATCAGGCGGAAAAAGAGACTGCGGAGGCCGACGTCGATAAGCGGAAAGCACCTGAAAAGCGCTGA
- a CDS encoding indole-3-glycerol phosphate synthase TrpC → MTAVQGERKVNPVVAGVLADVAAREANIPFKEIKARSRSLTDTRDVMGALKGPGCGVIVEIKRTSPVHGPTGASDLRQLAADIEAGGAALIACQTERLRFDGSLHDMQEARRATGLPMVCRDVIVDPYQIHEARCFGADMVPLQVGLLEQARLESLLDRVESLNMVAMAEVRTPEEADRALKAGATVIGVNSWTFDTNEVNREAFSEIEPGLPESVFRISLGGVRNARDLMSAASIGADAVIAGEAVMSSDDITAATRTLVAAGQHPACPSRRGS, encoded by the coding sequence ATGACCGCGGTGCAAGGTGAACGGAAGGTCAATCCCGTTGTGGCTGGTGTCCTAGCCGATGTCGCCGCCCGCGAAGCCAACATCCCCTTCAAAGAGATCAAGGCGCGCTCCCGTTCCCTGACCGACACCCGCGATGTGATGGGGGCACTCAAGGGACCGGGGTGCGGCGTGATCGTGGAGATCAAACGCACCTCACCCGTGCACGGCCCCACCGGTGCCAGTGACCTCCGGCAGCTCGCGGCCGACATTGAAGCCGGGGGAGCGGCACTGATCGCCTGCCAGACCGAGCGGTTGCGTTTCGACGGTTCCCTCCACGACATGCAGGAGGCCCGCCGGGCCACCGGACTGCCGATGGTCTGCCGAGACGTCATCGTCGACCCTTACCAAATCCACGAAGCCCGCTGCTTCGGCGCCGACATGGTGCCGCTGCAAGTCGGGCTTTTAGAACAAGCGCGCCTGGAAAGCCTGCTCGACCGCGTCGAGTCCCTGAACATGGTCGCCATGGCAGAGGTGCGCACGCCGGAAGAAGCGGACCGCGCGCTGAAGGCGGGAGCCACGGTGATCGGGGTCAACTCATGGACGTTCGACACGAACGAGGTCAACCGTGAAGCGTTCAGCGAGATCGAGCCCGGATTGCCGGAAAGCGTCTTCCGCATCAGTCTCGGCGGCGTACGCAACGCCCGCGACCTCATGTCCGCAGCCTCCATTGGGGCTGACGCTGTCATTGCCGGTGAGGCCGTCATGTCGAGCGATGACATCACCGCAGCCACCCGCACGCTGGTGGCCGCCGGCCAGCACCCGGCCTGCCCGTCGCGCCGCGGCAGCTAA
- a CDS encoding MFS transporter — MTPVSPGTPGQPTSVWAVRGFVPALVAVAAAFGSWGMLLPVVPVAVLDSGGSSALAGASTGVFMLATVITQVFMPRLLRRFTYRSAIAVSAVLLGVPALLFELSMAPAMVLAVSVVRGVGFGAMTVSESAIIPELVPRKMLGKATGVFGASGGLAQMLTLPLGLFIGERVGYLPVWIIALVIAGAGLVSCFFIPAVKGAPADPVMEGAVSAPTWKLLLIPAMALAVGSLAFSLIANFLPAAARDMGIASGTALGGVLLAVVNLAVMLARIGAGSVADRRGEPGTLMIPFQVCLGASMFLFAWCLAAGASEWWLVVAALLFGAGFGVIQNESLLTMFHRLPQSKVSHASAVWNISFDGGQGIGSFFFGLIIAGIGATGSFVVGGMIVIAGIMLSVADWAVGRRRHP, encoded by the coding sequence GTGACACCCGTGTCACCTGGAACGCCCGGACAGCCCACCTCTGTGTGGGCTGTCCGCGGGTTTGTGCCAGCGCTTGTCGCCGTAGCCGCGGCCTTCGGCTCGTGGGGCATGCTGCTCCCGGTCGTTCCAGTGGCCGTGCTGGACTCCGGCGGATCGTCGGCGCTGGCGGGCGCGTCAACAGGCGTATTCATGCTCGCAACGGTGATCACGCAGGTGTTCATGCCCCGGTTACTGCGGCGCTTCACCTACCGATCCGCGATCGCGGTGTCCGCCGTGTTGCTCGGTGTGCCGGCCCTATTGTTCGAACTGTCGATGGCGCCGGCAATGGTCCTGGCCGTTTCCGTTGTGCGCGGTGTCGGCTTCGGTGCCATGACGGTGTCCGAATCCGCGATCATTCCAGAGCTCGTGCCCCGGAAAATGCTGGGTAAGGCCACGGGAGTGTTCGGTGCCTCTGGCGGCTTAGCGCAGATGCTCACGCTGCCGCTCGGTCTTTTCATCGGGGAACGCGTTGGCTACCTGCCGGTGTGGATCATCGCACTGGTCATTGCCGGCGCGGGGTTGGTGTCGTGCTTCTTTATTCCTGCGGTCAAGGGTGCCCCGGCCGACCCCGTGATGGAAGGCGCGGTCTCCGCACCAACGTGGAAACTACTGCTCATCCCGGCGATGGCTCTGGCGGTCGGATCATTAGCATTCAGTCTCATCGCCAACTTCCTGCCCGCTGCGGCACGCGACATGGGCATCGCATCCGGCACCGCACTGGGCGGCGTCTTGCTCGCCGTGGTGAACCTCGCCGTCATGCTGGCTCGCATCGGCGCCGGATCGGTGGCCGATCGCCGCGGCGAACCGGGAACCCTCATGATCCCCTTCCAGGTCTGTCTTGGCGCGAGCATGTTCCTTTTCGCCTGGTGCCTCGCCGCAGGGGCATCGGAGTGGTGGCTTGTCGTCGCGGCCCTGCTATTCGGTGCCGGATTCGGAGTGATTCAGAACGAATCCCTACTCACCATGTTCCATCGCCTGCCGCAGTCGAAGGTGAGCCATGCCTCCGCAGTGTGGAACATTTCCTTCGACGGTGGGCAAGGAATCGGGTCGTTCTTCTTCGGGCTGATCATCGCTGGCATCGGCGCGACAGGGTCCTTTGTTGTCGGCGGGATGATCGTCATCGCCGGGATCATGCTGTCTGTTGCCGATTGGGCTGTGGGCAGGCGGCGCCACCCGTAA
- the priA gene encoding bifunctional 1-(5-phosphoribosyl)-5-((5-phosphoribosylamino)methylideneamino)imidazole-4-carboxamide isomerase/phosphoribosylanthranilate isomerase PriA: protein MDFTVLPAVDVVDGQAVRLDQGEAGTEKSYGAPLEAALQWQEQGAQWLHFVDLDAAFGRGSNHELMAEITRELSINVELTGGIRDDATLERALATGAKRVNIGTAALENPDWAADAIARYGEAIAIDIAVREEGGQWRTKGRGWTSDGGDLWEVLEFFDAAGCARFVVTDVSKDGTLTGPNVDLLRDVSAATDAAVTASGGVSTLDDIAEIVQYAEEGIDSVIVGKALYENRFTLREALELVNHGHG from the coding sequence ATGGATTTCACTGTGCTGCCCGCTGTTGACGTTGTAGACGGCCAGGCTGTGCGCCTGGATCAAGGTGAGGCGGGCACGGAGAAGAGCTATGGTGCCCCGCTCGAAGCTGCGCTGCAGTGGCAGGAGCAGGGGGCTCAGTGGCTGCACTTTGTGGATCTGGATGCGGCGTTCGGCCGCGGATCCAATCATGAGCTCATGGCGGAGATCACCCGTGAGCTATCGATCAACGTGGAGTTGACCGGTGGGATCCGCGATGACGCGACGTTGGAGCGAGCGCTTGCCACCGGGGCGAAACGCGTGAACATCGGCACCGCGGCGCTGGAGAACCCGGATTGGGCGGCTGATGCCATTGCCCGTTATGGCGAGGCGATCGCGATCGACATCGCGGTGCGTGAGGAGGGCGGCCAATGGCGCACCAAGGGCCGTGGCTGGACGTCTGACGGCGGCGACCTGTGGGAGGTTCTCGAATTCTTTGATGCCGCTGGGTGTGCACGTTTTGTGGTGACCGACGTGAGCAAAGACGGAACGCTGACCGGGCCCAACGTTGATTTGCTTCGCGACGTCTCCGCCGCCACGGATGCCGCCGTGACCGCGTCAGGCGGAGTATCCACCTTGGATGACATTGCCGAGATTGTGCAGTACGCCGAGGAAGGCATCGACAGCGTCATCGTGGGCAAGGCGCTGTACGAAAACCGCTTCACGCTGCGCGAGGCACTGGAGTTGGTGAACCATGGGCATGGATGA
- a CDS encoding type II toxin-antitoxin system death-on-curing family toxin, with the protein MTIRQRFTLEAIEPILDAAGFRVRDMGLLAVALDRPWVTFEGKELYPDPWLKAGALIHSIESIHPLVDGNKRLDVLLGSIVLRTHGIDDMRISDDQWFEVVIRTAAGDSTPEGIGHQLYVAWLESRP; encoded by the coding sequence GTGACCATTCGACAGCGGTTCACACTCGAGGCTATCGAGCCAATTCTCGATGCGGCGGGATTTCGTGTTCGGGACATGGGGCTTCTGGCTGTTGCACTTGACCGGCCATGGGTGACGTTCGAGGGGAAGGAGCTGTACCCCGATCCGTGGTTGAAAGCGGGTGCGCTTATCCACAGCATTGAGTCAATCCATCCGCTTGTCGACGGCAACAAGCGGTTAGATGTCTTACTGGGTTCCATAGTTCTGCGAACCCACGGAATCGACGATATGCGCATCTCAGACGACCAATGGTTCGAGGTTGTCATTCGTACAGCCGCCGGCGATTCCACACCGGAGGGCATCGGGCATCAGCTGTACGTCGCCTGGCTAGAATCACGCCCATGA
- a CDS encoding inositol monophosphatase family protein, which translates to MGMDEIHEYLRIAEDAADKARRMFTEGLGAAPALHKGGGDYATEIDLQIESMLREQLAYTTGISVLGEEEGGVLRSDASWVVDPIDGTANFASGNPNCAVLISLVVDNQPVLSVTDIPLLDMRLTAREGSHVWLNDRQLPRLTDTPIVSNQVGVGAVGSDDTNRIPPDSRLRLVKELERTNMRPRISGSVGIDLAFVAQGIYEAAVSFSPHPWDNAAGVLLTRCAGAVVTDIDGQPWTLDSIGVIAGSPGAHERVLSTIKSIQ; encoded by the coding sequence ATGGGCATGGATGAGATTCACGAGTACCTGCGGATTGCGGAGGATGCAGCGGATAAAGCCCGCCGGATGTTCACCGAGGGCCTCGGTGCCGCTCCCGCCTTGCACAAGGGGGGCGGCGACTATGCCACCGAAATCGACCTGCAGATCGAGAGCATGCTGCGTGAGCAGCTTGCCTACACCACGGGCATTTCTGTCCTTGGGGAAGAAGAGGGCGGAGTGTTGCGCTCCGACGCGTCATGGGTCGTCGACCCGATCGACGGCACCGCGAACTTCGCCTCCGGAAACCCGAACTGTGCAGTGCTCATCTCCCTGGTCGTGGATAACCAACCGGTGCTGTCCGTGACCGACATCCCGCTTCTGGATATGCGCCTCACTGCCCGGGAAGGGTCCCATGTGTGGCTCAACGACCGCCAGCTGCCGCGGTTGACGGACACCCCGATTGTGAGCAACCAAGTCGGTGTCGGAGCTGTCGGTTCTGATGACACAAACCGGATCCCGCCGGATAGCCGCCTGCGGTTGGTCAAGGAGCTCGAGCGGACGAACATGCGCCCGCGGATCAGCGGCTCGGTCGGTATCGACCTCGCGTTCGTCGCTCAAGGCATCTACGAGGCAGCGGTGAGTTTCTCTCCGCACCCATGGGACAACGCCGCCGGCGTGCTGCTCACCCGCTGCGCAGGGGCAGTGGTCACCGACATCGACGGGCAGCCGTGGACGCTGGACTCCATCGGTGTGATCGCTGGGTCACCCGGGGCGCACGAAAGGGTGCTCAGTACCATTAAGTCGATCCAGTAA
- the hisI gene encoding phosphoribosyl-AMP cyclohydrolase yields the protein MRGASVIPEKPEDAVLDPLIRDRVRFNADGLVPAIVQASGTGEVLMMAWMDAPALAYTLATRQGTYYSRSRGEYWIKGLTSGHTQHVDEVRLDCDGDTVLLSVQQIGGACHTGDRTCFEADLLLGADDER from the coding sequence ATGCGAGGTGCGTCTGTGATTCCGGAAAAGCCAGAGGATGCAGTGCTTGATCCGCTCATCCGCGACCGCGTCCGCTTCAATGCCGACGGACTCGTCCCCGCGATCGTGCAGGCGTCGGGGACCGGCGAGGTGCTCATGATGGCGTGGATGGATGCGCCTGCGCTGGCCTACACCTTGGCCACTCGGCAGGGAACGTATTATTCGCGCTCCCGCGGTGAGTACTGGATCAAGGGTCTGACCAGCGGCCATACCCAGCATGTGGACGAGGTGCGGCTCGACTGCGACGGGGACACCGTGCTCCTTTCAGTCCAGCAAATCGGTGGCGCGTGCCACACCGGTGACCGTACGTGCTTCGAGGCGGACCTACTGCTGGGAGCGGACGATGAACGCTAG